From Cardiocondyla obscurior isolate alpha-2009 linkage group LG09, Cobs3.1, whole genome shotgun sequence, one genomic window encodes:
- the LOC139105698 gene encoding fatty acid synthase-like, with protein sequence MQANRISYYLGLTGPSHCLDSACNSSLVALECAYQSLINDRCDNALVGGSQLCLHPYMSLQFSRLGILSPDGRSKVFDVNANGYARSEAISVVYLQKAKNAKRIYGTLVYGRSNCDGFKEQGITFPSSKMQSQLLQECYDHCNLSPNNLSYLECHGTGTTVGDPEEISAIETSICKKRTDPLLIGSVKSNLGHSEGGSGLTQVAKLIIAMETGIIPPNLHYTRPQESSKAIIDGKLKVVTEPTPWNGGYAGISSFGFGGVNCHLILKHNPKNKIKNGAPSDNLPRLVTVSGRTEESVKVFLDDIEKHSALNVDIEYINLIHSVYSENILDHLYRGFTIVGSENSECTIKEIENYLETPRPIWFVFSGIGSQWPGMGADLMKFPVFAEAIKKCDAVLQPRGVDIINIVTSKDKTIFDNILHLFVGIAAVQIGLVDLIKSIGIVPNNIIGHSTGELGCAYADECFTAEQTILSAYLKGLAFIETEVIYGLMAVVSLGYNDVKDICPSDIDVACHNSSDSSIISGPADSMKELLAQLQAKQIFVKEVPCSNIPYHSRYVAPVGSKLLSYLKKIIPEPKPRSSKWVSTSVPRNKWSIASAKLSSAEYHTNNLLSPVLFEETARMIPKNAVTIEIAPHGILQEILRQSLGSEVTNIALTQSGYRDNVEVLLQAIGKLYNAGLQPNIASLYPSVEYPVSRGTPMISPSIRWNHSDDWFTVSYKTQTLYTSERIIALSLENEETEYISGHVIDGKNLIPATAYLILVWQTMGMLEGSENMYSELSVVFEDISFIRATHMPKNGDLELRVMVQKDSGRFEVTENDTAVVTGIIRIVTNPVQEKILPEFVPEDDEEEVMNTKDIYKELKLRGYQYSGAFRSLKSATKSGRKGHIGWMGNWAMFLDNMLQILILELDTRKLFVPTKIRKIVIDTKLHQQEIRNLNPKDRQIAVYVNKYLDTIVSGGVEICNVKAMGIPRRLPAGDPVLEEYKFVAHRDGAQVSLKEAISLSIQIALEYYQTIHVNTIELIHDSDNITETKLASPIITEILGDLPLIQAKVYLSAPFNRFNDNLFPNVTAKDINNVSKEENILFAVGVELLSINKKHQLNQILLKLKNDGFILTREKSSKKISTASKYNLDVILEKNTGEETLILLKKKAQLCRKTDIIYINNDEFTWLEKLNSLMNAEDRIDDKMRIILVSEGDLENGLLGFVNCLRKEPGGEVIRSILIQDTEAPKFSLQNPLYSEQLQLDLPINVLRPGKIWGSYRHLLLSSLQPKLVRHAYVTQMAFGDLSSFRWVEGNIRSNDEDQVYVAYAPLNFKDIMLSTGKLILNNVSKFNRFVDCNIGIEYAGVEANGRRVMGIVNQQCISNILLPDKLLYWTVPDTWSLEDAATAPCVYATCCFALYMRGKVKKGEKILIHCGTGGIGQAAIHLALYEGCEVFTTVGTPEKRKFIRETFPSIPEDHIGHSRDTSFEQMILQQTNGKGVDIVLNSLAEEKLQASIRCLAQGGRFLEIGKFDFVANNPLGLMAFLKGIDFYGVMVDNLSVTYSGKDYAGDKVVLSNVIREKLKCGAIKPLTRKVFKKDEVETAFRYMAAGKHIGKVIIKIFDEKELLEKKPVLAQPRYYCDSNKTYLILGGLGGFGLELADWLIIRGAKNVVLTSRTGIKNGYQHMKLDRWKSYGVNVLIISGADASNRKDCEFILNSAEKQGSVDAIFNLAVVLKDSICKNQTPESFEESFKAKARTTKMLDELSRSLCPKLQHFVVFSSVSCGRGNAGQTNYGMGNSIMERICERRVADGLPGLAIQWGAIGEVGLVADWQDNNKELVIGGTLQQRISSCLEKLEHFLLQNCPIVSSMVVAEKRVGAYGAANVVEAVANILGVKDLKTVAQQTPLAELGMDSMMAVEIKQTLEREYDIFLTAQDIRTLNFTKLVQMHDKDSKRKPENKHASEPTGGLTGIHLFIRFVSDNSNLSTETCVELETRRDPHMINVFLVPDLKGCAQIFNPLASKIRANATVLQYGITKAGIMSISEYVDYLLPYILPKAKEQNGFALVGYSYGALITLALTKQLEKRGLNGRVVLIDGAPDFLKKLMEHFLPSATEEELQNNVLLAIMDNIQSALSGKLLLELEKCTTWDEKVDIFLSQVPKDKLSKSSIESGKLFCTITYQHFVALQKYDTSSLEWIRSPITLLKPTTQLINIADEDYGLHKITRAKVDVHYIEGNHFTILDSDKVMAAINGESLLNSKVSKNLLSEYQPFEYEKSERLRV encoded by the exons ATGCAGGCGAATAGAATTTCTTATTATCTGGGACTAACTGGACCATCTCACTGTTTGGACTCGGCCTGTAACTCGAGCTTAGTCGCATTGGAGTGTGCTTATCAGTCCTTAATAAATGATCGATGCGATAATGCTCTCGTGGGAGGATCACAATTGTGCCTTCATCCCTACATGTCACTACAATTTTCTCGTCTTG GAATTTTGTCGCCCGATGGCCGTAGCAAAGTTTTTGACGTAAATGCGAATGGCTATGCTCGCAGTGAAGCGATTTCAGTTGTATATCTGCAGAAAGCGAAGAACGCGAAAAGGATTTATGGCACATTGGTTTACGGTAGATCAAACTGTGATGGTTTTAAGGAGCAGGGCATCACATTCCCATCAAGCAAGATGCAGAGCCAGTTATTACAGGAGTGCTACGATCATTGCAACTTATCGCCGAATAATCTATCATATTTGGAATGCCATGGTACAGGTACTACAGTTGGCGATCCCGAAGAAATTTCTGCGATTGAGACATCTATATGCAAAAAGAGAACTGACCCTTTGTTAATCGGATCTGTTAAATCAAACTTGGGACATTCCGAAGGTGGTAGCGGCCTGACTCAAGttgcaaaa ctaATAATAGCAATGGAAACTGGAATAATTCCGCCTAATTTGCATTACACTCGGCCACAAGAAAGCTCAAAAGCTATCATAGATGGTAAGCTCAAAGTTGTCACTGAGCCAACACCATGGAATGGTGGTTACGCGGGTATTAGTTCTTTCGGTTTCGGAGGTGTCAATTGCCatcttatattaaaacataatccaaaaaataaaatcaagaatGGAGCACCATCTGATAATTTACCGAGACTCGTAACAGTATCTGGACGTACGGAGGAATctgttaaagtatttttagaTGAT attgaAAAGCATTCGGCATTGAATGTAGACATTGAATATATTAACCTGATACACAGCGTTTATTCTGAAAATATCCTAGATCATTTGTATCGAGGATTTACGATAGTTGGTTCGGAGAATTCGGAGTGTACcataaaagaaatagaaaattatttagaaacaCCCAGACCGATTTGGTTCGTGTTTTCTGGCATAGGATCGCAATGGCCTGGCATGg gTGCTGATCTAATGAAATTTCCTGTCTTTGCCGaagctattaaaaaatgcgaTGCGGTTCTACAACCGCGTGGGGTAGATATCATTAATATAGTGACAAGCAAAGACAAAACTATTTTCgacaatattttgcatttattcgTGGGTATCGCAGCAGTTCAA ATTGGTTTAGTCGATCTTATTAAATCAATTGGCATCGTGCCGAATAATATAATTGGTCACTCTACCGGAGAACTTGGTTGCGCTTACGCAGATGAATGCTTTACCGCTGAACAAACGATTCTATCAGCTTATTTGAAAGGTTTAGCGTTTATTGAAACTGAAGTAATTTACGGTTTAATGGCAGTGGTCAGTCTTGGTTACAATGACGTTAAAGATATCTGCCCGTCTGATATCGACGTGGCTTGTCATAATTCTTCTGATAGTAGCATTATTAGTGGACCTGCTGATTCAATGAAGGAGTTACTTGCCCAACTACag GCTAAACAAATCTTCGTCAAAGAAGTGCCATGCAGCAATATACCTTATCACAGTCGTTACGTTGCGCCTGTTGGATCGAAacttttatcttatttaaagaaaataatcccTGAACCAAAACCGCGTAGTTCGAAATGGGTGAGCACATCTGTACCGCGCAATAAGTGGTCGATCGCGTCTGCGAAATTGTCATCTGCCGAATATCACACCAACAATCTTCTAAGTCCTGTACTATTTGAGGAAACGGCACGAATGATTCCGAAGAACGCTGTGACTATTGAGATTGCGCCCCATGGTATTTTACAGGAGATTTTAAGACAATCCCTCGGTTCGGAAGTCACAAATATCGCGCTCACCCAAAGTGGTTACAGAGACAATGTTGAGGTCTTGCTACAAGCAATTGGCAAGCTCTACAATGCGGGGCTACAACCAAATATTGCGAGCCTCTATCCGTCTGTTGAATATCCTGTTAGTCGCGGTACGCCGATGATTTCGCCTTCTATTAG ATGGAATCATTCTGACGATTGGTTCACAGTGTCATATAAGACACAAACACTTTATACCAGCGAGAGAATAATTGCTTTGTCGTTAGAGAACGAAGAAACTGAATATATTAGTGGTCATGTTATCGATGGAAAGAATTTGATACCTGCCACTGCATATCTTATTTTAGTATGGCAAACTATGGGTATGTTAGAAGGATCTGAAAACATGTACTCAGAGCTATCGGTCGTCTTTGAAGATATCAGCTTTATTCGTGCTACTCATATGCCGAAAAACGGCGATCTTGAGTTACGAGTAATGGTTCAAAAAG acAGTGGAAGATTCGAAGTAACGGAAAATGATACAGCTGTTGTGACTGGAATTATTCGAATTGTGACGAATCCTGTGCAAGAAAAGATACTCCCTGAGTTTGTACCAGAAGATGACGAAGAAGAGGTGATGAATACCAAggatatttataaagaattaaaattacgaggCTATCAATATTCTGGCGCGTTTCGTTCTTTAAAAAGCGCAACTAAATCAGGAAGAAAAGGACATATTGGTTGGATGGGTAACTGGGCAATGTTTCTCGACAATatgttacaaatattaattctcgAACTAGATACGCGAAAATTATTCGTACCTACGAAAATACGGAAAATTGTGATCGATACTAAACTTCATCAACAGGAAATCCGAAACTTAAATCCAAAAGATAGAC agATTGCTGTGTATGTGAACAAATATTTGGACACAATAGTGTCAGGAGGAGTTGAAATCTGTAATGTCAAAGCCATGGGTATACCTCGTCGTTTGCCAGCCGGAGACCCAGTTCTCGAAGAATATAAATTCGTGGCTCATCGCGACGGTGCGCAAGTATCTCTAAAAGAAGCGATTAGTTTGTCCATACAGATCGCGCTTGAATATTATCAAACTATTCATGTAAACACCATCGAGTTGATCCACGATTCCGACAATATAACGGAGACTAAATTAGCATCACCCATAATTACTGAAATTCTGGGTGACTTACCCTTGATTCAGGCAAAGGTATATTTGTCAGCACCATTTAACCGTTtcaatgataatttatttccaaatGTTACTGccaaagatataaataacgtaTCGAAAGAAGAGAATATTCTATTTGCGGTTGGCGTCGAACTACTCTCAATAAATAAGAAACATCAATTAAACCAAATTCTgctaaaattgaaaaatgatGGTTTTATATTGACTCGAGAAAAATCGTCTAAAAAGATTTCGACAGcatcgaaatataatttagatgTGATTTTAGAAAAGAATACTGGCGAAGAGACTttgattcttttaaaaaagaaagcacAGTTGTGTAGAAAAACGGACATTATCTATATTAACAACGACGAGTTTACTTGGCTCGAGAAATTGAATTCGTTAATGAATGCGGAAGATAGGATTGATGACAAAATGAGGATAATACTCGTCAGCGAGGGAGACTTGGAAAATGGTTTACTAGGCTTTGTGAACTGTTTAAGAAAAGAGCCAGGCGGAGAAGTAATTAGAAGCATATTGATACAAGATACCGAAGCTCCTAAATTTTCATTACAAAATCCGTTATATTCAGAACAACTTCAATTAGATTTGCCAATCAATGTATTAAGGCCAGGAAAAATATGGGGCTCCTACAGACATTTATTGCTGTCGAGTTTACAGCCGAAACTTGTCCGTCATGCATATGTCACTCAAATG GCATTTGGCGATTTAAGTTCGTTTCGTTGGGTTGAAGGAAATATACGTTCCAATGACGAAGATCAGGTTTATGTAGCATACGCGCCACTCAACTTTAAGGATATCATGTTGAGTACAGGAAAACTCATTTTAAATAACGTCTCAAAGTTTAATCGATTTGTTGACTGCAACATTGGCATAGAATATGCAGGTGTCGAAGCGAATGGTCGTCGTGTAATGGGAATTGTCAACCAaca GTGTATATCGAATATTCTTTTGCCTGATAAACTGTTGTACTGGACGGTACCTGACACTTGGTCGTTGGAAGATGCAGCCACCGCTCCATGCGTGTACGCAACGTGCTGCTTTGCTTTATACATGCGTGGCAAGGTGAAAAAAGGTGAAAAAATACTTATTCATTGTGGCACTGGCGGTATAGGCCAAGCGGCGATACATCTTGCCCTTTACGAAGGTTGTGAAGTGTTCACTACTGTAGGAACGCCCGAAAAACGAAAGTTTATTCGTGAAACCTTTCCGTCAATTCCGGAAGATCATATTGGCCATTCGCGCGATACCAGCTTTGAACAGATGATTCTTCAGCAAACAAATGGTAAAGGGGTGGATATCGTTTTAAATTCGTTGGCTGAAGAGAAACTTCAAGCGTCGATTCGTTGCTTGGCGCAAGGAGGTCGTTTTCTGGAAATCGGCAAATTTGATTTTGTAGCGAATAATCCTTTGGGATTGATGGCCTTTTTAAAAGGAATTGATTTCTACGGAGTTATGGTTGACAATTTATCAGTAACTTATTCCGGAAAAGACTATGCAGGAGATAAGGTAGTACTAAGCAATGTTATaagggaaaaattaaaatgtggAGCTATCAAACCGCTTACtagaaaagtttttaaaaaagacgAAGTGGAAACTGCTTTCAGATATATGGCAGCTGGAAAACACATAGGaaag gttattataaaaattttcgatgAAAAGGAACTTCTTGAAAAAAAACCTGTTCTTGCTCAGCCTCGATATTACTGTGACAGTAACAAAACTTACCTCATCTTGGGTGGTTTAGGTGGTTTTGGATTGGAATTAGCTGACTGGCTAATAATTCGAGGAGCAAAAAATGTAGTATTAACATCAAGAACAGGAATAAAGAACGGTTATCAGCACATGAAACTCGACCGATGGAAATCTTATGGTGTGAACGTGCTTATTATCTCGGGCGCAGATGCTTCGAATCGCAAAGATTGCGAATTTATACTTAACTCTGCGGAGAAACAGGGCTCAGTAGATGCGATATTTAATCTCGCCGTGGTGCTAAAGGACAGCATTTGCAAGAATCAAACGCCAGAATCGTTCGAGGAATCTTTTAAAGCGAAAGCTCGAACCACGAAAATGCTGGATGAGTTATCTAGAAGCTTGTGTCCAAAACTTCAACATTTCGTAGTTTTTTCCTCGGTTTCTTGTGGTAGAGGAAACGCTGGACAGACGAATTATGGTATGGGTAACTCCATAATGGAGAGAATTTGCGAGCGTAGAGTAGCGGATGGTCTACCAGGACTAGCTATTCAATGGGGCGCGATAGGCGAAGTTGGCCTTGTAGCCGACTGGCAAGACAATAACAAGGAGCTCGTTATTGGTGGTACCTTGCAGCAAAGGATATCTTCTTGTCTTGAAAAACTGGAGCACTTTTTGTTGCAAAATTGTCCAATAGTATCTAGTATGGTGGTAGCAGAGAAACGTGTAGGAGCTTATGGAGCTGCCAACGTTGTGGAGGCTGTGGCGAATATATtag GTGTTAAAGATCTGAAAACTGTGGCTCAACAAACTCCATTAGCCGAACTCGGCATGGATTCGATGATGGCCGTAGAAATTAAGCAAACACTGGAACGTGAGTACGATATCTTTCTCACTGCACAAGATATTCGCACTCTGAACTTCACCAAACTAGTACAAATGCACGATAAGGACTCAAAACGAAAACCAGAGAATAAGCATGCGAGTGAACCAACAGGCGGATTAACTGGTATTCATTTGTTCATTCGGTTTGTATCGGACAACAGTAATTTGTCCACTGAGACATGTGTGGAATTAGAAACTAGAAGAGATCCGCATATGATTAACGTGTTCCTAGTACCAGACCTGAAGGGTTGCGCACAGATATTTAATCCACTGGCATCGAAAATTAGAGCTAACGCGACAGTTCTTCAATATGGAATAACAAAAGCTGGCATTATGTCGATATCGGAATACGTTGATTATCTTTTACCA TACATTTTACCAAAAGCGAAAGAACAAAATGGTTTTGCCTTAGTCGGATATTCGTACGGTGCATTAATTACCCTCGCATTAACAAAACAGTTGGAAAAACGAGGTTTGAACGGACGAGTAGTACTGATTGACGGTGCTCCTGactttttgaaaaagttaATGGAGCATTTTCTTCCATCTGCTACAGAAGAAGAACTTCAAAATAATGTCTTGCTTGCAATCATGGATAATATACAATCGGCTTTAAGtggaaaa cTACTTTTGGAACTTGAGAAGTGTACGACTTGGGATGAGAAAGTCGATATCTTTCTTTCGCAAGTTCCTAAAGACAAATTATCAAAGTCTTCCATTGAAAGTGGGAAATTATTCTGTACAATTACTTATCAGCATTTCGTTGCTCTCCAAAAATATGATACGTCATCGTTAGAATGGATACGATCGCCTATAACACTTTTGAAACCAACaacacaattaattaatatagccGATGAAGATTATGGTTTACACAAG ATTACGCGAGCTAAAGTAGACGTACATTACATCGAAGGTAATCATTTTACGATATTAGACAGCGACAAGGTAATGGCAGCGATTAACGGAGAATCATTGCTCAATTCTAAAGTATCCAAAAACCTTTTATCGGAATATCAACCATTTGAATACGAAAAGTCAGAACGTTTAAGAGTTTAA
- the LOC139105714 gene encoding voltage-dependent calcium channel gamma-5 subunit, protein MANRLKALYNQVIFERRVLLSCTILVGLSICIWTVAMSTNHWFMLQSPDDQGLPMEGRDEVGKRLIYKCVGLWRSCINGLEPSPENSTYLIKYDKCKYVNMFPTEIQVELDGVDMTIVNYARTEASFAVISLFIMVMGFCFSIYTFLNPRYMFKRLAGGIHFITAACNMVVIQVLLSSIEYESKLILKTYSKNPLIRYDYSLILAWIVFLCNIVAGLAFMLFSKKRKRDKAPTEEIAMADEPTIIGR, encoded by the exons atggcaAATCGATTAAAAGCTCTGTACAATCAG gtCATCTTTGAGAGGCGAGTTCTTCTGAGTTGTACTATCCTCGTTGGACTCTCGATTTGTATATGGACTGTTGCTATGTCAACTAATCATTGGTTTATGCTACAATCGCCAGATGATCAAGGTTTACCAATGGAAGGCCGAGATGAAGTTggtaaaagattaatttataaatgtgtaGGCTTATGGAGGAGCTGCATTAATGGATTGGAGCCTTCGCCAGAAAATTCCAcatatctaataaaatacG ACAAATGCAAATATGTGAATATGTTTCCAACAGAGATACAAGTAGAACTGGATGGTGTGGATATGACAATAGTGA attACGCTAGGACTGAAGCTTCATTTGCCGTGATTAGTTTATTTATAATGGTAATGGGATTTTGCTTTTCAATTTACACATTCCTGAATCCACGTTATATGTTTAAACGTCTTGCTGGAGGAATACACTTCATAACTG cTGCTTGCAATATGGTGGTGATACAAGTTCTACTTTCGTCAATCGAGTATGAGAGTAAGCTCATCTTGAAAACTTACTCAAAAAATCCGTTGATAAGGTATGATTATTCTCTTATCCTCGCATGGATCGTATTTTTGTGTAATATTGTCGCCGGTCTTGCCTTTATGCTTTTCtcaaaaaagaggaaaagggatAAAGCACCTACCGAAGAAATAGCTATGGCTGATGAACCTACAATTATTGGACGCTGA
- the LOC139105704 gene encoding solute carrier family 53 member 1, which produces MKFAEHLSAHITPEWRKQYISYEEMKAMLYTAVEEAPSDESVEPEVISRHFASFDEVFFTFCDRELKKINTFYSEKLAEATRKYAALQSELKTAVELQQGSGKNKGKASVKPPLPIRKLRDLKLAFSEFYLSLILLQNYQNLNHTGFRKILKKHDKLLSVDAGSKWRVECVETSHFYTSKDIDKLIQETETSVTNDLEGGDRQRAMKRLRVPPLGEHQSPWTTFKVGLFSGSFIVLSIAVVLSAVFHDSGENLKIAFRLYRGPFLIIEFLFLIGINVYGWRSSGVNHVLIFELDPRNHLSEQHLMELAAVLGVVWTLSLLSFLYSASLSIPPYVNPLALVCIMVVFLLNPVKMFRHEARFWLLKIIGRILISPFAYVNFADFWLADQFNSLATAFLDFHFFICFYITNGNWLEASNTSQCMSGSLVIRPIVNCLPAWFRFAQCVRRYRDSKEAFPHLVNAGKYSTTFLVVAANTLYAYHTVEYTNRWENPWLWLWVCSCLINSIYSYTWDLKMDWGLLDSNAGENRFLREEVVYSASWFYYFAIIEDFVLRFIWVASFVLVEFGYISGDLMTSIIAPLEVFRRFVWNFFRLENEHLNNCGKFRAVRDISIAPIESSDQTQILRMMDDENGVLNRGKRKGGGKKQTNTKEEKRALLKEETIDVDISSAS; this is translated from the exons ATGAAGTTTGCGGAGCATCTGTCGGCCCACATTACTCCTGAGTGGCGCAAGCAGTATATTAGCTATGAG GAAATGAAAGCAATGCTTTACACAGCTGTGGAAGAAGCGCCCTCAGATGAGAGTGTAGAGCCTGAAGTAATATCACGCCACTTTGCATCGTTTGATGAagtattttttacgttttgtGATCGcgagttgaaaaaaattaatacattttattcag AAAAATTAGCGGAAGCTACACGGAAATATGCGGCTTTACAAAGTGAGCTGAAAACTGCAGTGGAGTTGCAACAGGGAAGCgggaaaaataaaggaaaagcCAGTGTAAAGCCACCTTTACCCATCAGGAAGCTAAGAGATTTGAAACTTGCGTTTTCAGAGTTTTATCTTTCCTTAATTCTTCTTCAAAACTATCAGAATCTTAATCATACTGGATTTcgaaaaattctgaaaaaacACGACaag TTACTGTCAGTTGATGCTGGTTCAAAATGGAGAGTCGAATGTGTAGAAACGTCACACTTTTATACTTCCAAAGATATAGACAAATTGATCCAGGAAACGGAAACCTCGGTGACGAACGATCTCGAAGGAGGCGATCGGCAACGAGCTATGAAACGTCTTCGAGTACCACCTCTTGGCGAACATCAGAGTCCATGGACCACTTTCAAAGTTGGCTTATTCTCTGGGAGCTTTATCGTTCTATCTATCGCAGTTGTTCTTTCAg ccgTCTTTCACGATAGCGGCGAGAATCTTAAAATCGCATTTAGATTATATCGAGGTCCCTTTCTTATTATTGAGTTCTTATTTCTTATCGGAATTAATGTTTATGGATGGAGATCTTCTGGTGTCAATCACGTTTTGATATTCGAACTGGACCCGCGAAATCATCTTTCAGAGCAGCATCTTATGGAATTAGCTGCAGTTTTAGGAGTCGTTTGGACACTTAGCTTATTAAGTTTCTTATACAGTGCCAGCCTAAGCATTCCACCATATGTGAATCCATTAGCACTGGTCTGCATCATGGTAGTCTTTCTGTTAAATCCAGTTAAAATGTTTCGTCATGAAGCTCGTTTCTGGCTGTTGAAAATCATA ggacgtattttaatatcgccaTTTGCCTATGTCAACTTTGCTGATTTCTGGTTGGCAGACCAGTTCAACAGTTTAGCAACCGCGTTCTTGGACTTTCATTTTTTCATATGCTTCTATATTACAAACGGCAATTGGTTGGAGGCGAGCAATACTTCGCAATGTATGTCTGGCTCTCTTGTTATCAGACCTATTGTGAATTGCTTACCGGCATGGTTTCGATTTGCGCAGTGTGTTCGTAGATATCGAGATTCTAAAGAGGCTTTTCCACATTTAGTAAATGCCGGAAAATATTCTACAACGTTTCTTGTTGTTGCTGCCAATACTTTATATGCTTATCATACAG TGGAATATACTAATCGATGGGAGAATCCGTGGTTGTGGCTGTGGGTGTGTAGTTGTCTTATTAACTCGATATATTCATACACATGGGATCTTAAAATGGATTGGGGCCTTCTAGATAGCAACGCCGGTGAAAATCGTTTTTTACGTGAAGAAGTGGTTTACTCGGCATCT TGGTTCTATTATTTCGCCATAATAGAAGATTTTGTACTGCGATTTATATGGGTTGCGAGTTTTGTACTCGTTGAGTTCGGATATATCTCTGGTGATTTAATGACTTCTATAATAGCACCTCTCGAGGTTTTTAG ACGATTTGTTTGGAATTTTTTCCGTTTGGAGAACGAACATTTGAATAATTGCGGTAAATTCCGTGCCGTACGTGATATTTCGATAGCACCAATAGAGAGCTCCGATCAGACGCAAATTTTACGTATGATGGACGACGAGAACGGTGTACTTAACAGGGGTAAACGTAAAGGTGGAGGTAAAAAGCAGACTAATACAAAGGAGGAAAAACGAGCCTTACTTAAAGAAGAAACTATAGATGTGGATATATCAAGTGCTAGCTGA
- the LOC139105707 gene encoding putative serine protease K12H4.7 produces the protein MQILLLLSILLSILNNSIAWRNFMRGRAKGGNVGEPVLSSQTISLPEEQWFTQYLDHFNPTDTRVWKQRYFVNSDFYKLNGPIFLMIGAEGIANAKWMVEGEWIENAKEFGAMCFYLEHRFYGKSHPTADLSIKNLMYLSSEQALADLAFFIESANIGYKFSSNTKWIVFGGSYGGSLAAWMRVKYPHLVHGAVSSSGPVAARLDFDDYYVVVTKALEGYSEKCINTIQEANSQIDILLHHINGQLQIQKKFNLCDPIDPGHTKKIDISNLYESLASNFADIVQYNKDNRQSSQTANITIETVCDILTDEKIGKSIDRLAYVNNMILNATKEKCLDYRYDKMIHELRNVTWASEQAEGGRQWMYQTCTEFGFYQTSSKKPNVFGNGNNFPLKFFVQQCIDIFGPRYGAHLLETAVTRTNILYGAFNLQATNIVFVHGSIDPWHMLGIVSSSNPQTPAIYIKGTAHCANMYPPSERDMPQLKKARLQIKGLIKQWLQN, from the exons atgcaGATTCTATTACTTCTATCTATTTTATTGAGCATTCTGAATAATAGTATAGCATGGCGTAATTTTATGAGAGGTCGAGCTAAAGGTGGCAATGTAGGAGAACCAGTTTTGTCTTCTCAAACAATTTCACTTCCAGAGGAACAGTGGTTCACACAGTATTTGGATCATTTTAATCCAACTGATACTAGGGTTTGGAAACAG agatACTTTGTTAATTCTGATTTCTATAAACTCAATGGCCCAATATTTTTGATGATTGGTGCTGAAGGAATAGCAAATGCAAAATGGATGGTAGAAGGAGAATGGATAGAAAATGCCAAAGAATTTGGAGCAATGTGTTTTTATTTAGAGCACCGTTTTTATGGGAAAAGTCATCCCACTGC ggATCTTAGTATAAAGAACTTAATGTATTTAAGTTCAGAACAGGCATTAGCAGACTTGGCATTCTTTATTGAGTCTGCTAATATtggatataaattttcaagtaaTACAAAATGGATTGTATTTGGAGGATCATATGGTGGATCTCTAGCTGCTTGGATGCGTGTTAAATATCCTCACTTGGTACATGGAGCTGTATCTTCAAGTGGACCAGTGGCAGCACGCCTTGATTTTGATg ACTATTATGTAGTTGTCACAAAAGCTTTGGAAGGTTATTCTGAGAAGTGTATTAACACAATTCAAGAGGCCAATTCACAAATTGATATATTGTTACACCACATTAATGGTCAATTACAAATACAGAAAAAATTCAA TTTATGCGATCCAATTGATCCTGGGCACACAAAGAAAATAGATATTTCCAATTTATATGAATCGTTAGCAAGTAATTTTGCTGACATTGTACAATACAATAAAGATAATCGCCAAAGCTCTCAAACCGCTAATATTACTATTGAGACTGTATGTGATATATTAACGGAtgaaaaaataggaaaatctATTGATAGACTTGCTTACGTAAATAATATGATATTGAATGCTACCAAGGAGAAATGCTTAGATTATAGATACGATAAAATGATTCATGAGCTACgaaatgttacgtgggctAGTGAGCAAGCAGAAGGAG GACGTCAATGGATGTATCAGACTTGTACAGAGTTCGGATTCTATCAAACCTCTAGTAAAAAGCCCAATGTGTTTGgaaatggaaataatttcCCATTGAAATTTTTTGTACAGCAATGCATCGATATTTTCGGACCtag ATATGGTGCACATTTACTGGAAACTGCCGTCACACgaacaaatattttgtatGGCGCATTTAATTTACAAGCGACAAATATAGTATTTGTACATGGTTCTATAGATCCTTGGCATATGCTTGGCATTGTATCATCTTCTAATCCACAAACGCCTGCTATTTATattaaag gcACTGCACATTGTGCAAACATGTATCCTCCATCTGAACGTGATATGCCTCAACTTAAGAAAGCCAGATTACAAATAAAAGGTCTAATCAAACAATGGCTACAAAATTGA